A single region of the Lotus japonicus ecotype B-129 chromosome 4, LjGifu_v1.2 genome encodes:
- the LOC130712237 gene encoding F-box/FBD/LRR-repeat protein At4g26340-like, whose protein sequence is MVDRISTMPEGVLSHILSFLPAEDAFATRLLSKKWKPLWLLTPTLDFDQHRSGNLLPSPSSFTQFIYAAILGRSIHQPIKTLRLKGRYCSNLHLNIWLNAAAERQVQTLEVDIPCREHLFPILPCSIFSIKTLVLLKLKDVAAFFDAFSVELPSLKVLHLDTARFLDPQHLMMLLNGCPILETLKAEGVTFKVDDGPSSSFKSNFKTLSKLVKADVIHVMMMDYHIPVRIFCHAEFLRLDKYCDVDIPIFSNLIDLELISGFNVQWKSLIDMLNRCPQLQTFVFENIARPDDDDNIWLNTHVDVPECFSSQLRRFDFINFTGKECEMRFIKFVMQNSTSLRTMTISSMPDLNLEKKHAEMLEELASCPRSCNFYVC, encoded by the exons ATGGTTGACAGGATTAGCACCATGCCTGAAGGTGTTCTCTCTCACattctctcatttcttcctGCTGAAGACGCTTTTGCCACAAGGCTTCTCTCTAAGAAGTGGAAACCACTCTGGCTTTTAACCCCCACTCTCGACTTCGACCAGCATAGATCTGGAAATCTTCTACCATCACCCTCTTCCTTCACCCAATTCATATACGCAGCCATTCTCGGACGAAGCATTCACCAACCCATCAAAACGCTTCGTCTCAAAGGACGTTATTGTTCAAATCTCCATCTAAATATCTGGTTAAACGCTGCAGCTGAGCGACAAGTTCAGACCCTTGAAGTTGATATTCCCTGTCGAGAGCACCTATTCCCGATCTTACCATGCAGCATTTTCAGCATAAAAACTCTTGTTCTCCTCAAGTTGAAAGATGTTGCTGCATTTTTTGATGCTTTTTCTGTTGAACTTCCTTCACTCAAAGTTCTGCATTTGGACACTGCCAGATTTTTAGATCCTCAACATCTTATGATGCTTCTTAATGGATGTCCCATTCTTGAAACATTGAAAGCTGAGGGTGTAACTTTTAAAGTTGATGATGGCCCTTCATCTTCATTTAAGAGCAACTTTAAAACTTTATCTAAGTTGGTCAAAGCAGATGTTATTCACGTGATGATGATGGATTATCACATTCCTGTGAGAATTTTTTGTCATGCAGAGTTTCTTCGCTTAGACAAG TACTGCGATGTAGACATTCCTATATTCTCCAATTTGATTGATCTGGAGCTCATCTCGGGGTTCAATGTTCAATGGAAATCGTTGATCGATATGCTCAATCGTTGCCCGCAGCTTCAAACTTTTGTCTTTGAAAACATAGCTaggcctgatgatgatgataatattTGGCTAAACACACATGTTGATGTTCCTGAATGCTTTTCTTCACAGCTCAGGAGGTTcgattttataaattttacagGCAAAGAATGTGAGATGAGGTTTATCAAGTTTGTTATGCAAAATTCAACATCGTTACGCACCATGACAATTTCCAGTATGCCTGACCTAAATCTTGAAAAAAAGCATGCTGAAATGTTAGAAGAACTAGCCTCATGCCCAAGGAGCTgtaatttttatgtttgttag
- the LOC130710469 gene encoding uncharacterized protein LOC130710469: MKPMESVYDLIEEAKLRTLWWALCIFAVSYFLTHTSKSMWMNVPMSILFVCALRILLCNVEFRWKVREPRLQTYLSHLEKKQLSVNDPRLNSTPPPQVKWKRKIDSPVVEAAMADFIDKILKDFVVDLWYSEITPDKEFPEHIRAIVMDVLAEISGRVKDINLVDLLTRDLVDLVGDHLELFRRNQAAIGVDVMKTLSSEERDDRLKFHLLNSKELHPALISPESEYKVLQRLMSAVLATVLRQREAQCPVVRSIARELLTCLVVQPIMNLASPGYINELIETLLLLLYDDGTKSMGGDQSTNVTSQHHGHSVATGGGHDKHKASKKHTSLSQGTEMVLAKKSDHGETSLQNNTLHEESLQVRPADWARVLDAATQRRTEILMPENLENMWAKGKNYKRKENKIMKAGFQDLPAKSPATDSSTPHKKLAPETLVSKRGKYGIVEGKSSLPPMPALGSDPLQSAGNTNSSEYSPNPDKELSFEGEIGVDKVKGIEKDLASDGYKNPLKRSNSASALGILPKHGGSIISEFYNPEFERHSEGFRGKSSSDMIIRKEGQLFPKLRCRVMGAYFEKLGSTCFAVYSIAVTDAQNRTWFVKRRYRNFERLHRYLKDIPNYTLHLPPKRIFSSSTDDAFVHQRCIQLDKYLQDLLSIANVAEQHEVWDFFSVSSKNYSFGKSSSVMKTLAVNVDDAVDDIVRQFKGVSDGLMRKVVRSPILINEGSSTSTTWNMEWNADEIDRSIPGQSTTDSVISSDNEEGEKNINFGQENVDREVAQGDGWQSDNALISKDYQTSAINHAEESSNMDFDRNDVTATNSILVHDNLEDPVGVPPEWAPPNVSVPLLNLVDKIFQLKKRGWLRRQVFWISKQILQLVMEDAIDDWLLRQINWLRREDTIAHGIRWIQDVLWPGGTFFLKIGSSQMVSSGSDQKHSQTRSGPGGSNIMKSESGSFEQQLEAARRASDIKKLLFDGTPTTLVSLIGHKQYRRCARDIYYFSQSTICVKQLAYAILELLLVSIFPETRNVVLSIRESVHVHQS, encoded by the exons ATGAAGCCCATGGAGAGTGTGTATGATCTCATCGAAGAGGCCAAGCTTCGCACTCTCTGGTGGGCCCTCTGTATATTCGCCGTTTCCTATTTCCTCACTC ATACAAGTAAATCGATGTGGATGAATGTGCCGATGTCAATTCTATTTGTTTGTGCACTACGGATTCTTTTGTGTAATGTGGAATTCCGGTGGAAGGTTCGCGAACCAAGATTGCAGACATATCTATCTCATTTGGAGAAAAAGCAGTTGTCTGTAAATGATCCACGCCTTAATAGTACGCCTCCTCCGCAAGTGAAATGGAAGAGGAAAATTGATTCGCCTGTTGTGGAGGCTGCGATGGCTGATTTTATTGATAAGATATTGAAGGATTTCGTAGTTGATTTGTGGTACTCTGAAATAACTCCGGATAAGGAGTTTCCGGAGCATATACGTGCTATAGTTATGGATGTTCTGGCTGAAATATCAGGAAGGGTTAAAGATATAAACCTTGTTGACTTGCTGACAAG GGATTTAGTTGATTTAGTAGGCGATCACTTGGAACTTTTCAGAAGAAATCAAGCTGCTATAGGTGTTGATGTTATGAAAACATTATCTTCTGAGGAGAGAGATGACAGATTGAAATTCCATCTGTTGAATTCTAAGGAGCTACATCCAGCACTTATATCTCCTGAGAGTGAGTACAAG GTTCTTCAGCGGCTAATGAGTGCAGTTTTAGCTACAGTACTAAGACAACGAGAAGCACAGTGTCCTGTGGTTCGTTCCATAGCTCGGGAACTTCTAACTTGCTTGGTAGTGCAGCCTATCATGAATTTGGCAAGCCCTGG GTATATTAATGAGCTGATTGAAACCCTTCTGCTTCTCCTTTATGATGATGGTACTAAATCGATGGGTGGTGATCAGTCAACTAATGTAACAAGTCAGCATCATGGTCATTCTGTTGCTACGGGGGGTGGACATGACAAGCACAAAGCTTCTAAGAAGCACACCTCTTTAAGTCAAGGAACTGAAATGGTGTTGGCTAAAAAGAGTGATCACGGGGAGACATCATTGCAAAACAACACACTCCATGAAGAATCTTTGCAGGTCAGGCCTGCTGATTGGGCACGAGTGTTGGACGCTGCAACTCAGcggagaactgaaattcttatGCCTGAGAATCTGGAGAACATGTGGGCAAAAGGAAAGAATTACAAAAGGAAAGAGAACAAAATTATGAAGGCTGGCTTTCAGGATCTTCCTGCAAAGAGTCCTGCTACAGACAGTTCAACGCCTCATAAAAAATTGGCTCCAGAAACATTAGTGAGTAAACGTGGAAAGTATGGAATTGTAGAAGGGAAGTCCTCTCTGCCGCCAATGCCTGCCTTGGGTTCAGATCCCCTTCAAAGTGCCGGGAACACAAACAGTTCAGAATATTCTCCAAACCCTGACAAAGAATTATCTTTTGAGGGAGAGATTGGAGTTGATAAAGTGAAGGGTATTGAAAAGGATCTTGCTTCTGATGGGTATAAAAATCCACTAAAGAGGTCTAACAGTGCTTCTGCATTGGGAATCCTACCTAAGCATGGAGGCTCCATTATTTCAGAGTTTTACAACCCTGAATTTGAGAGGCACAGTGAAGGATTTCGGGGAAAGAGTTCTTCTGACATGATTATCAGGAAAGAAGGGCAATTATTTCCTAAGCTCCGTTGCCGG GTTATGGGAGCATATTTTGAGAAACTTGGGTCCACATGTTTTGCTGTCTATTCAATTGCAGTGACTGATGCACAAAATAGAACTTGGTTTGTGAAAAGAAG ATACAGGAATTTTGAGCGTCTACATCGGTATCTTAAAGATATTCCAAATTACACATTGCATTTGCCTCCTAAAAGGATATTTTCCTCAAGCACAGATGATGCTTTTGTACATCAACGTTGCATTCAGCTTGATAAATATCTCCAG GATCTCCTGTCAATAGCTAATGTTGCTGAACAACATGAAGTATGGGACTTTTTCAGTGTTTCCTCTAAG AACTACTCTTTCGGGAAATCTTCTTCGGTGATGAAGACCTTGGCAG TCAATGTAGATGATGCTGTGGATGATATTGTACGGCAGTTCAAAGGGGTTTCAGATGGTTTAATGCGAAAGGTTGTTCGTTCACCAATCCTCATCAATGAGGGATCTTCTACATCTACCACATGGAACATGGAATGGAATGCTGATGAAATAGATAGAAGTATTCCAGGGCAAAGTACTACGGATAGTGTAATAAGCTCTGATAATGAGGAAGGTGAAAAGAACATTAACTTTGGTCAGGAAAATGTTGATAGAGAAGTAGCACAAGGTGATGGGTGGCAATCTGATAATGCATTGATTTCAAAGGATTACCAAACATCAGCAATAAACCATGCTGAAGAGTCTAGCAACATGGATTTTGATAGGAATGATGTTACAGCTACAAATTCCATTCTTGTTCATGATAATTTGGAAGATCCAGTTGGAGTGCCACCTGAG tGGGCCCCACCTAATGTGAGTGTTCCTCTTTTGAATTTGGTTGACAAGATATTTCAGCTCAAGAAAAGAGGTTGGCTAAG AAGACAGGTCTTCTGGATATCAAAACAGATATTACAGTTGGTGATGGAAGATGCTATTGATGATTGGCTCCTTAGGCAGATTAATTGGCTCCGGAGGGAGGACACTATTGCCCACGGGATTCGGTGGATCCAAGAT GTTCTCTGGCCTGGTGGTACGTTTTTTTTGAAGATAGGGTCATCTCAGATGGTAAGTAGTGGCAGTGATCAAAAGCATTCTCAAACAAGAAGTGGACCTGGGGGAAGCAACATCATGAAATCCGAGTCAGGGTCTTTTGAGCAACAGCTTGAAGCTGCTCGTAGAGCAAGTGACATAAAGAAACTACTGTTTG ATGGAACTCCAACTACTTTGGTCAGCTTAATCGGGCATAAGCAGTACAGGCGTTGTGCGAGGGATATATATTACTTTAGTCAG TCTACTATATGTGTGAAACAACTTGCTTATGCAATCCTGGAACTTCTTCTCGTCTCCATCTTCCCCGAGACGCGGAATGTTGTGTTGAGTATTCGTGAGAGTGTGCATGTTCACCAATCCTGA
- the LOC130714574 gene encoding uncharacterized protein LOC130714574 — MHFFFQIRFRHTCKTKWLVKVNKHPTDAQRSQIQRTPFHSLMEMPEKLRTNCILLSNLASRWVENRFGFKIQDNVVPFTPLDVCLSLGLRVVGLNVNYNEDEDVECHTKGLFKGEEITVKTIVKQLRRHKSDDKVDDFCRLYILLGFAMFYFPHSSTSCLLRMLDNLNSLQEYSWGVAVYDTLVLSLSCCAKCLNKSKNKSVVRITGCAAIIQIWALEHMFLRGRPICTGKRS, encoded by the exons atgcatttttttttccagatacGTTTTAGGCACACTTGTAAGACAAAGTGGCTTGTTAAGGTGAATAAGCATCCAACAGATGCCCAAAGGTCTCAAATTCAGAGAACCCCGTTTCACTCATTAATGGAAATGCCTGAAAAATTACGTACCAATTGCATATTGTTGTCTAACTTAGCGAGTCGGTGGGTGGAGAACCGTTTCGGTTTTAAAATACAAGATAATGTAGTGCCTTTTACTCCACTAGATGTATGTTTGTCACTAGGATTGCGTGTAGTTGGACTAAATGTGAATtacaatgaagatgaagatgttgaaTGTCATACCAAAGGTTTATTTAAGGGGGAAGAAATAACAGTTAAGACAATAGTTAAGCAACTAAGGAGGCATAAAAGTGATGACAAGGTTGATGACTTTTGTAGGCTATATATCCTTCTTGGGTTTGCAATGTTTTATTTCCCGCATAGTTCAACTAGTTGTTTGTTGCGAATGTTAGATAATCTAAATTCATTGCAAGAATATAGTTGGGGTGTTGCTGTTTATGATACCTTGGTTCTAAGCTTGAGTTGTTGTGCAAAATGCTTGAATAAGTCAAAGAATAAATCAGTTGTGAGGATAACCGGTTGTGCAGCCATAATACAG ATTTGGGCTTTGGAGCACATGTTCTTGCGTGGAAGACCTATATGTACTGGAAAAAGATCATGA